One segment of Amycolatopsis alba DSM 44262 DNA contains the following:
- a CDS encoding MarR family winged helix-turn-helix transcriptional regulator, with translation MPELPVVNQPPHRCGALLDHVTRRIRLRSETVLTPLGLRPRHLVALTVLRDLGGCSQQDLAKTLEMDSTNVVGLLNDLESANLIERRRSPEDRRRHIVELTDVGLKQLVKAEFALAGVEDEVLGALDNVQRETLYNLLYQAAGHAEAGACVEAAHDADC, from the coding sequence GTGCCCGAACTTCCGGTGGTGAACCAGCCCCCGCATCGCTGTGGTGCGCTGCTCGACCACGTCACCCGCCGGATCCGGCTGCGCAGCGAGACCGTCCTGACGCCACTCGGCCTGCGCCCCCGGCATCTCGTCGCGCTCACCGTGCTGCGCGATCTCGGCGGCTGCTCGCAGCAGGACCTCGCGAAGACGCTGGAGATGGACAGCACGAACGTCGTCGGGCTGCTCAACGACCTGGAATCCGCGAACCTGATCGAACGCAGGCGTTCACCGGAGGACCGGCGGCGGCACATCGTCGAGCTCACCGACGTCGGGCTGAAGCAGCTCGTCAAGGCCGAGTTCGCCCTCGCCGGGGTCGAGGACGAGGTGCTCGGCGCGCTCGACAACGTCCAGCGCGAGACGCTGTACAACCTGCTGTACCAGGCCGCGGGCCACGCCGAGGCCGGCGCCTGCGTCGAAGCCGCCCACGACGCCGACTGCTAG
- a CDS encoding ABC transporter ATP-binding protein: MLLEVQDINVHYGKIAALKGMTIEVGQGEIVSLIGANGAGKTTTLKTISGLRPLTSGRILFDGKDISKTPGHKRVELGIGQSPEGRGVFPGMTVQENLLMGAYTRKDDLKADLDEVYELFPRLNERKTQFGGTMSGGEQQMIAIGRALMTKPKVLLLDEPSMGLAPMLIAQIFDIIREINKRGTTVLLVEQNAQQALKLSDRAYVLETGEVVKSARGAELLDDPQVRAAYLGGDLGV; encoded by the coding sequence ATGCTTCTTGAGGTTCAGGACATCAACGTCCACTACGGGAAGATCGCCGCGCTCAAGGGAATGACCATCGAGGTCGGCCAGGGCGAGATCGTTTCGCTCATCGGGGCCAACGGCGCGGGCAAGACCACGACGCTGAAGACGATCTCGGGCCTGCGTCCGCTGACCAGCGGCCGGATCCTCTTCGACGGCAAGGACATCTCGAAGACACCCGGTCACAAGCGGGTCGAACTCGGGATCGGCCAGTCGCCCGAAGGCCGGGGCGTGTTCCCCGGTATGACGGTGCAGGAAAACCTCCTGATGGGCGCGTACACCCGTAAGGACGACCTGAAGGCCGACCTCGACGAGGTCTACGAGCTGTTCCCGCGGCTGAACGAGCGCAAGACCCAGTTCGGCGGCACGATGTCCGGTGGCGAGCAGCAGATGATCGCCATCGGCCGCGCGCTGATGACCAAGCCCAAGGTGCTGCTGCTCGACGAGCCGTCCATGGGCCTGGCGCCGATGCTGATCGCGCAGATCTTCGACATCATCCGCGAGATCAACAAGCGCGGGACCACGGTCCTGCTGGTGGAGCAGAACGCGCAGCAGGCGCTGAAGCTCTCCGACCGCGCGTATGTGCTGGAGACCGGTGAAGTGGTCAAGAGCGCCCGCGGTGCCGAGCTGCTGGACGACCCGCAGGTGCGGGCCGCCTACCTCGGTGGCGACCTGGGCGTCTGA
- a CDS encoding branched-chain amino acid ABC transporter permease, producing the protein MLQDLQAQFLGSTIGGLVAGSIYALIALGYTMVYGVLRLINFAHSEIFMIGTVTSLFVLITIAGGTAPITLGVFGMIAVLLLIIIASAAVSGGAAVLLEQVAYRPLRKKGATRLAALISAIGASLFLQELFGLKIIEWITGKSGRVQQNAPRFIPHEELFHIGNGVVRTDHVFVVVGAVIMMIGLDQLVSRTRIGRGIRATAQDPEAAVLMGVSIDKIVRLTFLLGGAMAGVAAALYVMEYENTDYRIGFLLGIKAFTAAVLGGIGNLRGALLGGIVLGLVENWSSIFFGSQWKDVTAFVVLVLVLMFRPTGILGESLQRARA; encoded by the coding sequence ATGCTTCAAGATCTGCAAGCCCAGTTCCTCGGTAGCACCATCGGCGGGCTGGTCGCCGGAAGCATCTACGCTCTCATCGCCCTCGGCTACACAATGGTCTACGGCGTGCTCCGGCTCATCAACTTCGCACATTCCGAGATCTTCATGATCGGGACGGTCACGTCCCTGTTCGTCCTGATCACCATCGCGGGCGGCACCGCCCCGATCACGCTCGGCGTGTTCGGGATGATCGCCGTCCTGCTGCTGATCATCATCGCTTCCGCCGCCGTGTCCGGCGGTGCGGCGGTCCTGCTGGAGCAAGTGGCCTACCGGCCGCTCCGCAAGAAGGGCGCGACCCGCCTGGCCGCCCTGATCTCCGCCATCGGCGCCTCGCTGTTCCTGCAGGAGCTGTTCGGCCTCAAGATCATCGAATGGATCACCGGGAAATCCGGCCGTGTGCAACAGAACGCGCCGCGGTTCATCCCGCACGAGGAGCTGTTCCACATCGGCAACGGCGTGGTCCGCACGGACCACGTGTTCGTCGTCGTCGGCGCCGTGATCATGATGATCGGCCTCGACCAGCTGGTCAGCCGCACTCGCATCGGCCGCGGTATCCGTGCCACGGCACAGGATCCCGAAGCCGCCGTGCTGATGGGTGTCAGCATCGACAAGATCGTCCGGCTCACCTTCCTCCTCGGTGGCGCGATGGCCGGTGTCGCCGCGGCGCTGTACGTCATGGAGTACGAGAACACCGATTACCGCATCGGTTTCCTTCTCGGCATCAAGGCGTTCACCGCGGCCGTGCTCGGCGGTATCGGCAACCTGCGCGGCGCCCTGCTCGGTGGCATCGTGCTCGGCCTGGTGGAGAACTGGAGTTCCATCTTCTTCGGTTCACAATGGAAGGACGTCACCGCCTTCGTGGTGCTGGTGCTGGTCCTGATGTTCCGGCCCACCGGCATCCTCGGTGAATCGCTGCAGCGGGCACGCGCATGA
- a CDS encoding DUF6506 family protein produces MRQWGFVYLADGCDPERDVSRVDTGACLTVLVGVGEVEQVVAVAERLVTEGAQLIELCGAFGPVWTARVIDAVGARVPVGSVMYGGEATQQLYDLFSLGA; encoded by the coding sequence ATGCGGCAATGGGGTTTCGTGTACTTGGCCGACGGCTGTGATCCGGAGCGGGACGTGTCCCGTGTGGACACCGGGGCATGCCTGACCGTGCTGGTCGGTGTCGGCGAGGTGGAGCAGGTAGTGGCCGTGGCCGAACGGCTTGTGACCGAAGGGGCGCAGCTGATCGAACTGTGCGGCGCTTTCGGTCCCGTGTGGACGGCGCGGGTGATCGACGCGGTGGGAGCACGGGTTCCAGTCGGAAGCGTCATGTACGGCGGCGAGGCCACGCAGCAGCTTTACGACCTGTTCAGCCTCGGGGCCTAG
- a CDS encoding branched-chain amino acid ABC transporter permease, which produces MKGDEEVSTENGKPARAGFHPVDGLRDWWARAPHWQRYGVYLALIIGALILPAPAIGSFMSPDSDWTTVLIFPVGIYILLAIGLNIVVGHAGMLDLGFVAFFAIGAYTLAVMGTKYGWSFWGCLVLGIFLAAMSGVILGAPTLRLRGDYLAIVTLGFGEIVRITAVNTDSIGGSRGITNVPHPEPIFGTEFLLDPAPYYYLVLAAIVVAIVFSVRLHRSRVGRAWAAIREDEDAAELMGVPTFKFKLLAFAIGAMLGGMAGAVYASKAVFIEPNNFPFILSATILAAVVLGGAGNLPGVILGAFLVAWLPERFRFLSEYRILIFGFVLVLMMALRPEGLLPSRQRKAELHEGTGGMGAMGAEVAGPDSEASAEVTK; this is translated from the coding sequence ATGAAGGGCGACGAAGAAGTGTCTACAGAAAACGGAAAACCCGCGCGCGCCGGGTTTCACCCCGTCGACGGTCTGCGGGACTGGTGGGCTCGCGCTCCGCATTGGCAGCGCTATGGCGTTTACCTCGCCCTGATCATCGGCGCGCTGATCCTGCCCGCACCGGCCATCGGCTCCTTCATGTCGCCAGACTCGGACTGGACCACCGTCCTGATCTTCCCGGTCGGGATCTACATCCTGCTGGCGATCGGCCTGAACATCGTGGTCGGCCACGCGGGCATGCTGGACCTCGGTTTCGTCGCGTTCTTCGCGATCGGCGCCTACACGCTCGCCGTGATGGGCACCAAATACGGCTGGAGTTTCTGGGGATGCCTCGTGCTCGGCATCTTCCTGGCGGCGATGTCGGGGGTGATCCTCGGCGCTCCGACGCTCCGGTTGCGCGGTGACTATCTGGCCATCGTGACGCTCGGCTTCGGTGAGATCGTCCGGATCACGGCGGTCAACACCGACAGCATCGGCGGCTCCCGCGGTATCACCAACGTCCCGCACCCGGAGCCGATCTTCGGTACCGAGTTCCTGCTCGACCCGGCGCCGTACTACTACCTGGTCCTGGCGGCGATCGTGGTCGCGATCGTCTTCTCGGTGCGGCTGCACCGAAGCCGGGTCGGGCGGGCCTGGGCGGCCATCCGCGAAGACGAGGACGCCGCCGAACTCATGGGCGTCCCGACGTTCAAGTTCAAGCTGCTCGCGTTCGCCATCGGCGCCATGCTCGGCGGCATGGCGGGCGCGGTCTACGCCAGCAAGGCCGTCTTCATCGAGCCGAACAACTTCCCGTTCATCCTGTCGGCGACCATCCTCGCGGCGGTCGTGCTCGGTGGCGCGGGGAACCTGCCCGGCGTGATCCTCGGCGCCTTCCTGGTCGCCTGGCTCCCGGAGCGGTTCCGGTTCCTGTCCGAGTACCGCATCCTGATCTTCGGTTTCGTGCTCGTGCTGATGATGGCGCTGCGGCCGGAGGGTCTGCTGCCGTCACGGCAGCGCAAGGCGGAACTACATGAAGGAACGGGCGGAATGGGTGCGATGGGCGCCGAGGTCGCGGGTCCGGATTCCGAGGCTTCGGCGGAGGTGACGAAATGA
- a CDS encoding ABC transporter ATP-binding protein, whose translation MSVLLAFDNVTMRFGGVTALKDVNLTIDQGEIFALIGPNGAGKTTVFNVITGVYQPTEGQVRFGDTTVSGMKRFKINQAGIARTFQNIRLFHNMSALENVMVGADSHHKTGAISATLGLPVHRREEKRGRELARELLDFVGIGRVEHNTAKNLSYGDQRRLEIARALATDPKLLLLDEPAAGMNPAEKNSLQQLIRKIRDDGRTVLLIEHDMGLVMQIADRLAVLDFGQKIAEGLPQEVQNNQKVIEAYLGVAEDAS comes from the coding sequence ATGAGCGTATTGCTCGCATTCGACAACGTGACCATGCGCTTCGGCGGTGTCACGGCCCTGAAGGACGTCAACCTCACCATCGACCAGGGTGAGATCTTCGCCCTGATCGGCCCGAACGGCGCGGGCAAGACCACCGTGTTCAACGTGATCACCGGTGTCTACCAGCCGACCGAGGGCCAGGTGCGCTTCGGCGACACCACGGTCAGCGGGATGAAGCGGTTCAAGATCAACCAGGCCGGGATCGCCCGCACGTTCCAGAACATCCGGCTGTTCCACAACATGTCGGCGCTCGAGAACGTGATGGTCGGTGCGGACTCGCATCACAAGACCGGTGCGATCTCGGCGACGCTGGGCCTGCCCGTGCACCGCAGGGAAGAGAAGCGGGGCCGCGAGCTGGCGAGGGAACTGCTGGACTTCGTCGGCATCGGGCGGGTCGAGCACAACACCGCGAAGAACCTCTCCTACGGTGACCAGCGCCGTCTGGAGATCGCGCGTGCGCTCGCGACCGACCCGAAGCTGCTGCTGCTCGACGAGCCCGCCGCCGGGATGAACCCGGCGGAGAAGAACTCGCTGCAGCAGCTGATCCGCAAGATCCGTGACGACGGCCGGACCGTGCTGCTCATCGAGCACGACATGGGCTTGGTCATGCAGATCGCCGACCGGCTGGCCGTGCTCGACTTCGGCCAGAAGATCGCAGAAGGGCTCCCCCAAGAGGTGCAGAACAACCAGAAGGTGATCGAGGCTTACCTGGGGGTGGCGGAAGATGCTTCTTGA
- a CDS encoding LysR family transcriptional regulator, which produces MAEEGHLTRAAERLGIRASSLSQQIIALERELDTPLFVRTQAGMTPTAAALALLPHARRMLEEADLGAQAVRDTVDRPLRVGVTPGAPPSVLPALHAEAVEIDDLSAARQLELLRRGALDAGLLALPEAVDGLRVVVVSERPLGVLVSDTHPLARLEDVGWDDLTGLDLLLYERELAPGYHDALLAECAAAGWRPAHVRSGPPRRTLFVAELRHGGDVVALRPREEPAEGLRWLPLREAPVVRHALVWDPAHASSDRIAALL; this is translated from the coding sequence GTGGCGGAGGAAGGGCATCTCACCCGCGCCGCGGAGCGCCTCGGCATCCGGGCATCGTCGCTCAGCCAGCAGATCATCGCGCTGGAACGGGAACTGGACACGCCCCTGTTCGTGCGCACCCAGGCCGGGATGACACCCACCGCCGCCGCGTTGGCGCTGCTCCCCCACGCCCGCCGGATGCTGGAAGAAGCCGATCTGGGTGCACAGGCCGTCCGCGACACCGTGGACCGGCCGCTCCGCGTCGGCGTGACACCGGGCGCGCCGCCGTCCGTACTTCCCGCCCTGCACGCGGAAGCGGTGGAGATCGACGACCTTTCCGCCGCCCGGCAACTCGAACTCCTGCGCCGGGGCGCGCTCGACGCCGGTCTTCTCGCCCTTCCGGAGGCGGTGGACGGCCTGCGGGTCGTCGTCGTGAGCGAGAGACCGTTGGGGGTGCTCGTTTCCGACACTCATCCCCTGGCTCGGCTCGAGGACGTCGGCTGGGACGACCTCACCGGGCTCGACCTCCTTCTGTACGAACGAGAGCTGGCGCCGGGCTATCACGACGCGCTGCTCGCCGAGTGCGCGGCAGCGGGCTGGCGCCCGGCCCACGTACGCTCCGGGCCACCTCGGCGGACGCTGTTCGTCGCCGAATTGCGGCATGGCGGCGACGTCGTCGCCTTGCGCCCACGGGAAGAACCGGCCGAAGGTCTGCGCTGGCTTCCGCTGCGGGAAGCGCCTGTCGTCCGGCACGCGCTCGTGTGGGATCCGGCGCACGCGTCTTCGGACCGGATCGCGGCACTGCTATGA
- a CDS encoding TIM-barrel domain-containing protein: MSRVAQSLGSLAAVALLGLSPVAAHADPAAAAAGKLGDLTGISADGPTVTLNSGSDAVRVSFPAEGAVRVWLGPDGKFTDPAGSKIVLPRTGEVTPKKTDKGDYWAVSTAKATLRAYKHPMRLALYDGADRKRLWEESAPLSWTDKATTQTLARTAAEQFVGGGEQNGRFSHRDQTIRIFADYNWNDGGAPNSQPFYASTAGYGVLRNTFAQGTYAFTEPVRTTHDERRFDATYVVGNGLKDVITGYTDLVGKPFLPPLYGLEHGDADCYLHNANRGERHTLDAVKVAEGYTEHGMPNGWMLVNDGYGCGYENLQQTGEGLRKNNMQLGLWTENGVPNQVEEVKAGVRVRKLDVAWVGPGYQFALDACDTAHKGIEDNSDARGFVWTPVSWAGAQRCGVLWSGDQAGSYDYIKWQIPTYAGATNSGIAYNTGDIDGIFGGSPQTYVRDLQWKAFLPVSMTMDGWAASDKQPWKYGEPFTSINRKYLLLKERLLPYTYSHSVDAHQTGVGQVRPLALEYPDDPNVWGEKAKYEFLSGKDFLVAPVYENSTVRNGIYLPKGTWVDYWSGKTYTGPATVDGYDAPLDTLPLFVRAGAVVPMWAEGTKSWQTRDKGVLDLDVYPQGKGSFTLTEDDGVTRAYKNGDQAKQTFTVDAPTSGLGTVTVGIGASSVSYAGKPASRNYQLTVHTGSKPATVLAGMSVLRQYGSKAELDAAPSGWWFDPATGGVARVKTGKIGAGDRQDVRLFGTSAVGGIFPEDRNGSVALSVPAVAGPGQAATGTLSFTNGTPLPVRDVTFSLPANGFRVEVPSGPRLVMPGKTVSVPVKVTPDAGIKPDDYQLTASASYKARLGENRVTDSVTVTVPHGSLAAAYGNIGVTDAAHVAVGDIDGGGSSFRAEGLAEAGLKPGAGFTALGAQLTWPETGTGQKDNVLASGQTIAVRGTGAKLVLTGTGTGTAKGTVVVRYADGTTSQAELGFPNWCCADPAQYGATTVATVMGKNTRAGAAYPTTPYRVFANSVPLTAGKEVVAVTLPSNTAMHVFAAGIG; encoded by the coding sequence ATGAGCAGAGTTGCGCAATCCCTGGGTAGTTTGGCCGCAGTGGCCCTGCTCGGGCTTTCCCCGGTCGCCGCCCACGCCGATCCCGCCGCGGCCGCGGCGGGCAAACTGGGCGATCTGACCGGGATCTCCGCCGACGGCCCCACGGTCACCCTGAATTCGGGGAGCGACGCGGTCCGCGTCAGCTTCCCGGCCGAAGGCGCCGTCCGGGTCTGGCTCGGGCCGGACGGCAAGTTCACCGATCCGGCCGGGAGCAAGATCGTGCTGCCGCGCACCGGCGAGGTCACGCCGAAGAAGACCGACAAGGGGGACTACTGGGCGGTTTCCACGGCCAAGGCGACGCTGCGGGCGTACAAGCACCCGATGCGGCTCGCGCTGTACGACGGCGCGGACCGCAAGCGGCTCTGGGAGGAATCGGCGCCGCTGTCCTGGACCGACAAAGCGACCACGCAGACCCTGGCGCGCACGGCGGCCGAGCAGTTCGTCGGCGGTGGTGAGCAGAACGGCCGGTTCAGCCACCGTGACCAGACGATCCGGATCTTCGCCGACTACAACTGGAATGACGGCGGGGCACCGAATTCGCAGCCGTTCTACGCCTCCACGGCGGGATACGGCGTGCTGCGCAACACCTTCGCGCAGGGCACCTACGCCTTCACCGAGCCGGTGCGCACCACCCACGACGAGCGCCGCTTCGACGCGACGTATGTCGTCGGCAACGGGCTCAAGGACGTCATCACCGGCTACACCGACCTGGTCGGGAAGCCTTTCCTGCCACCGCTCTACGGGCTCGAACACGGTGACGCGGACTGCTACCTGCACAACGCCAACCGCGGCGAACGGCACACGCTGGACGCGGTGAAGGTCGCGGAGGGGTACACCGAGCACGGGATGCCCAACGGCTGGATGCTCGTCAACGACGGCTACGGCTGCGGGTACGAGAACCTCCAGCAGACCGGCGAAGGCCTCCGCAAGAACAACATGCAGCTCGGGCTGTGGACCGAGAACGGCGTCCCGAACCAGGTCGAAGAGGTCAAGGCCGGGGTCCGGGTCCGCAAACTCGACGTCGCGTGGGTCGGCCCCGGATACCAGTTCGCGCTGGACGCTTGCGACACCGCCCACAAGGGCATCGAGGACAACAGTGACGCGCGCGGCTTCGTCTGGACGCCGGTCAGCTGGGCGGGCGCGCAGCGCTGCGGTGTGTTGTGGAGCGGCGACCAGGCCGGTTCGTACGACTACATCAAATGGCAGATCCCGACCTACGCCGGCGCGACGAACTCGGGTATCGCGTACAACACCGGCGACATCGACGGCATCTTCGGCGGCAGCCCGCAGACCTACGTCCGCGACCTGCAGTGGAAGGCGTTCCTGCCGGTCTCGATGACGATGGACGGCTGGGCCGCGTCGGACAAGCAGCCGTGGAAGTACGGCGAGCCGTTCACCTCGATCAACCGCAAGTACCTGCTGCTCAAGGAACGGCTGCTGCCCTACACCTACAGCCATTCGGTGGACGCGCACCAGACCGGGGTCGGCCAGGTCCGCCCGCTGGCGCTCGAATACCCCGACGACCCGAACGTCTGGGGCGAGAAGGCGAAGTACGAGTTCCTGTCCGGCAAGGACTTCCTCGTCGCGCCGGTGTACGAGAACTCCACCGTGCGCAACGGCATCTACCTGCCGAAGGGCACCTGGGTCGACTACTGGAGCGGCAAGACCTACACCGGACCGGCCACTGTGGACGGTTACGACGCGCCGCTCGACACGCTGCCGCTGTTCGTCCGTGCCGGTGCCGTGGTGCCGATGTGGGCCGAGGGCACGAAGTCGTGGCAGACGAGGGACAAGGGTGTCCTCGACCTCGACGTCTACCCGCAGGGCAAGGGCTCGTTCACGCTCACCGAAGACGACGGCGTGACCAGGGCGTACAAGAACGGCGACCAGGCGAAGCAGACGTTCACCGTCGACGCGCCGACGTCCGGGCTGGGCACGGTGACGGTCGGGATCGGCGCGAGTTCCGTTTCCTACGCAGGGAAGCCCGCGTCGCGGAACTACCAGCTGACCGTCCACACGGGAAGCAAGCCCGCGACAGTGCTGGCCGGGATGTCGGTCCTGCGGCAGTACGGCAGCAAGGCCGAGCTGGACGCGGCACCGTCGGGCTGGTGGTTCGATCCGGCCACCGGCGGGGTCGCGCGGGTCAAGACCGGCAAGATCGGCGCCGGTGACCGTCAGGACGTCCGCCTGTTCGGCACGAGCGCGGTCGGCGGGATCTTCCCCGAGGACCGCAACGGTTCGGTCGCCCTGTCCGTGCCGGCGGTCGCCGGTCCGGGGCAGGCCGCGACGGGCACGCTGAGCTTCACCAACGGCACGCCGCTGCCGGTCCGGGACGTCACGTTCTCCTTGCCCGCCAACGGTTTCCGCGTCGAGGTGCCGTCAGGTCCTCGGCTGGTGATGCCGGGCAAGACCGTGAGTGTCCCGGTGAAGGTGACGCCGGACGCGGGGATCAAACCGGACGACTACCAGCTCACCGCGTCGGCGTCGTACAAGGCGCGGCTCGGGGAGAACCGGGTCACCGACTCGGTGACGGTCACCGTCCCGCACGGTTCGCTGGCCGCGGCCTACGGCAACATCGGCGTCACCGACGCGGCCCATGTCGCGGTGGGGGACATCGACGGCGGCGGCAGCAGTTTCCGGGCCGAAGGGCTCGCCGAAGCCGGTCTCAAACCCGGCGCGGGCTTCACCGCCCTCGGCGCCCAGTTGACGTGGCCGGAAACCGGCACCGGGCAGAAGGACAACGTCCTCGCGTCCGGTCAGACCATCGCGGTGCGGGGGACGGGCGCCAAGCTGGTGCTGACGGGAACCGGTACGGGTACGGCGAAGGGCACTGTCGTCGTCCGTTATGCCGACGGCACCACGAGCCAGGCCGAACTCGGCTTCCCGAACTGGTGCTGCGCCGATCCCGCCCAGTACGGCGCGACGACGGTGGCGACCGTGATGGGCAAGAACACCCGCGCCGGGGCGGCCTATCCGACCACGCCGTACCGGGTGTTCGCGAACTCCGTCCCGCTGACCGCGGGGAAGGAGGTCGTCGCGGTGACCTTGCCGTCGAACACCGCGATGCACGTGTTCGCGGCGGGCATCGGCTGA
- a CDS encoding FMN-dependent NADH-azoreductase, whose protein sequence is MTHLLHIDSSITGEHSISRRLTSRAAAAWRAAHPEGTVTYRDLGTDPLPHLDAATHFSRTLPPEQHTPEQAAGWRRIKELIDEVKAADTVLLGLPLYNFGPPSTVKSWVDHLIAPRLSIDPETGQGLLGGRDFVVLASRGGGYGEGTPREGWDHAQSWIPHGVSLTGLEPRFVTAELTMAKTNPAMADLIPLADESQAAAERAIDTLWTPAAA, encoded by the coding sequence ATGACGCATCTGCTGCACATCGACTCGAGCATCACGGGCGAGCACTCGATCAGCCGCCGGCTCACCTCGCGGGCCGCTGCGGCCTGGCGCGCCGCGCATCCGGAAGGCACCGTCACCTACCGCGACCTGGGCACCGATCCGCTGCCGCATCTGGACGCGGCGACCCATTTCTCCAGGACCCTGCCGCCGGAGCAGCACACCCCGGAGCAGGCCGCGGGCTGGCGGCGCATCAAGGAGCTGATCGACGAGGTCAAGGCGGCCGACACGGTCCTGCTGGGCCTGCCCCTCTACAACTTCGGCCCGCCGAGCACGGTCAAGTCCTGGGTCGATCATCTGATCGCGCCCAGGCTGTCGATCGATCCCGAGACCGGCCAGGGTCTGCTCGGCGGGCGGGACTTCGTCGTCCTGGCCTCGCGCGGCGGCGGCTACGGCGAAGGCACCCCACGTGAAGGCTGGGACCACGCGCAGTCCTGGATCCCGCACGGCGTCTCGCTGACCGGTCTCGAACCGCGGTTCGTCACCGCCGAGCTGACCATGGCGAAGACCAACCCGGCGATGGCGGATCTCATCCCGCTGGCCGACGAAAGCCAGGCAGCGGCAGAGCGCGCCATCGACACCTTGTGGACGCCGGCGGCCGCCTGA
- a CDS encoding DeoR/GlpR family DNA-binding transcription regulator, which yields MARHERLSTLLDLLGQREKIDVEDVAEELNVSAATIRRDLDHLAEQQLLTRTRGGAVANDLAYDLPLRYKTARHVPEKQRISVAAASLVAQGMVVGLNGGTTTAGVARSLATRSDLAGLRDSPGLTVVTNALNIAHELAVRPHVKIVVTGGVARPQSFELSGPLATRVLSELTIDLLFLGVDAFDAEAGAFAHHEGEASINRLMVERSERVVAVADGSKLGRRAFARICATPQVHALVTDSNADPKVLRAFEAAGVEVQAV from the coding sequence ATGGCCCGGCACGAACGGCTGAGCACCCTGCTGGACCTGCTGGGGCAGCGGGAGAAAATCGACGTCGAGGACGTGGCCGAGGAGCTGAACGTCTCCGCGGCCACGATCCGGCGCGATCTCGATCATCTGGCGGAGCAGCAGTTGCTCACCCGCACCCGTGGTGGCGCGGTGGCCAACGACCTCGCCTACGACCTGCCGTTGCGGTACAAGACCGCGCGGCACGTGCCCGAGAAACAGCGGATCAGCGTCGCCGCGGCGTCGCTCGTGGCGCAGGGCATGGTGGTCGGCCTCAACGGCGGGACGACGACGGCCGGGGTCGCGCGTTCGCTCGCGACGCGGTCGGATCTGGCGGGCCTGCGTGATTCGCCGGGGCTGACGGTGGTCACCAACGCGCTGAACATCGCGCACGAACTCGCGGTACGGCCGCATGTGAAGATCGTGGTCACCGGCGGTGTCGCGCGCCCGCAGTCGTTCGAGCTCAGTGGTCCGCTGGCCACGCGCGTGCTCAGCGAACTGACGATCGACCTGCTGTTCCTCGGGGTCGACGCGTTCGACGCCGAGGCCGGCGCCTTCGCCCACCATGAGGGCGAGGCGAGTATCAACCGGCTGATGGTCGAGCGGTCGGAACGCGTCGTCGCGGTCGCCGACGGTTCGAAGCTGGGCCGCCGGGCGTTCGCGCGGATCTGCGCGACGCCGCAGGTGCACGCCCTCGTCACGGACTCCAACGCCGATCCGAAGGTGCTGCGGGCCTTCGAGGCCGCCGGGGTCGAGGTCCAAGCCGTCTAG